From Carya illinoinensis cultivar Pawnee chromosome 5, C.illinoinensisPawnee_v1, whole genome shotgun sequence, one genomic window encodes:
- the LOC122309578 gene encoding probable plastid-lipid-associated protein 14, chloroplastic isoform X3, whose translation MALCGIGWVPRVESVEIVYFSGNLSKGLIRSSPIRLIGKSSSSNQRHFLGVRCSPARKSVSSMESEENAPSAQLDSAEEELEHVTRFKISDFKIIDRVSIGLGGRADEIIFEASVKNAKSPLYDSRVVLRRLTTAQAQRRGKRAIQVLKKLVRRRLMYHSYSVQVHGYISSPTSSGRGSFTLVHGVNYLHSHGLAHTELRLENVHISPVDRHIKVGILGNAADFYENSSNSSALDNNLDRRQMMIAFDMRCVGFMMAKMVLRELMDPLIFMKFKSFLMKGKDPSCLREFLLKILSRNSPLGNTGLQILDRNWGAGWNLLSSLLATKPSKRISCLDALRHPFLCGPRWRVVPSMDIIRWGLGSTAVRITEEYIYGQHQRSRLSYFIELMEMLNPNSKPKNWLDLLPGKWRLVYCTGRHIGLTLRQPPARVLIGDVHLSVSRASKLNTDLSFTSDIGFTVMIGRDWPHDKTGIIGKLQVDSLFRLTAGRRLYLKEEKTKGNFTMDPSNVQDSLAKKLSGKKWRKAIPFKEFPSSLPVAKLASGDIEVIMNLVDALNQDVETARNIVQEVRTLLPPEMFDLSKLVCGTYVDSRLLVLRGVNGSALLFTRSCVDESSR comes from the exons ATGGCACTATGTGGAATTGGTTGGGTTCCAAGGGTGGAAAGTGTTGAAATAGTGTATTTTAGTGGGAATTTGTCAAAAGGACTGATCAGATCTAGTCCCATACGTTTGATTGGGAAGTCCTCTAGCTCGAATCAGAGACACTTTTTGGGTGTACGGTGTTCACCAGCAAGAAAATCTGTATCATCGATGGAATCCGAAGAAAATGCTCCGAGTGCTCAATTGGATTCTGCGGAGGAAGAATTGGAGCATGTTACGAGGTTCAAGATATCCGATTTTAAGATTATTGATCGTGTTAGCATTGGCCTTGGTGGACGG GCcgatgagataatttttgaagCCTCAGTGAAGAATGCTAAAAG CCCTCTGTATGATTCAAGAGTTGTTCTTCGACGGCTTACTACCGCTCAAGCCCAGCGCAGAGGAAAAAGAGCAATACAG GTGTTGAAGAAGCTAGTTCGTCGGAGACTTATGTACCATTCTTACTCAGTACAAGTTCATGGTTACATTTCTTCACCTACAAGTAGTGGTCGAGGTTCGTTTACCCTGGTCCATGGG GTGAATTACTTGCACAGCCATGGACTTGCCCATACAGAGTTgaggctggagaatgtgcacaTAAGCCCAGTGGATAGGCATATTAAA GTAGGAATATTGGGAAATGCTGCTGACTTTTATGAGAATAGTTCAAATTCTAGTGCTCTGGACAACAACTTGGATAGGCGACAAATGATGATTGCATTTGACATGAG ATGTGTTGGATTTATGATGGCAAAAATGGTGTTGCGGGAACTCATGGATCCCTTAATCTTTATGAAGTTCAAATCATTTCTCATGAAG GGAAAGGATCCTTCATGCTTGCGGGAATTTCTTCTAAAAATCCTTAGTAGGAATTCCCCATTGGGAAATACTGGACTCCAA ATACTGGATAGGAATTGGGGTGCAGGTTGGAACCTCTTGTCCTCATTGCTCGCAACCAAACCTTCCAAAAGAATAAG TTGTTTAGATGCTCTTAGACACCCTTTTCTTTGTGGTCCAAGATGGCGGGTAGTCCCATCCATGGATATAATCAGATGGGGTCTTGGTTCTACTGCTGTAAGGATTACCGAGGAATACATTTATGGCCAACATCAG CGTAGTAGGCTTTCCTACTTCATCGAGTTGATGGAAATGCTGAATCCTAACTCAAAGCCAAAG AACTGGCTGGACTTGCTCCCTGGAAAATGGCGGTTAGTGTACTGTACTGGGAGGCACATAGGCTTGACGCTCCGCCAGCCACCTGCCCGAGTCCTCATTGGTGACGTGCACCTGAGTGTGTCAAGAGCATCAAAGTTGAACACCGATCTGTCATTCACCTCAGACATTGGATTCACAGTCATGATTGGTCGGGATTGGCCCCATGACAAGACTGGCATAATTGGAAAATTGCAAGTAGACTCGTTATTCAGATTAACTGCTGGAAGACGGCTGTATCTTAAGGAAGAAAAAACCAAAGGAAACTTCACCATGGATCCATCAAATGTTCAAGATTCTCTGGCTAAGAAATTATCAGGTAAAAAATGGAGGAAGGCAATCCCTTTTAAGGAGTTTCCATCAAGCCTTCCAGTGGCCAAACTTGCTTCAGGAGACATCGAGGTGATAATGAATCTTGTTGATGCATTGAATCAAGATGTCGAGACTGCAAGAAACATAGTGCAGGAAGTTCGGACACTACTA
- the LOC122309578 gene encoding probable plastid-lipid-associated protein 14, chloroplastic isoform X2 yields MALCGIGWVPRVESVEIVYFSGNLSKGLIRSSPIRLIGKSSSSNQRHFLGVRCSPARKSVSSMESEENAPSAQLDSAEEELEHVTRFKISDFKIIDRVSIGLGGRADEIIFEASVKNAKSPLYDSRVVLRRLTTAQAQRRGKRAIQVLKKLVRRRLMYHSYSVQVHGYISSPTSSGRGSFTLVHGYHGSFSLRHWLQQSDWLPTLEATLVLDEESVRRVGDDTVGGPAVSRQLRLIRILMRDLLIGVNYLHSHGLAHTELRLENVHISPVDRHIKVGILGNAADFYENSSNSSALDNNLDRRQMMIAFDMRCVGFMMAKMVLRELMDPLIFMKFKSFLMKILDRNWGAGWNLLSSLLATKPSKRISCLDALRHPFLCGPRWRVVPSMDIIRWGLGSTAVRITEEYIYGQHQRSRLSYFIELMEMLNPNSKPKNWLDLLPGKWRLVYCTGRHIGLTLRQPPARVLIGDVHLSVSRASKLNTDLSFTSDIGFTVMIGRDWPHDKTGIIGKLQVDSLFRLTAGRRLYLKEEKTKGNFTMDPSNVQDSLAKKLSGKKWRKAIPFKEFPSSLPVAKLASGDIEVIMNLVDALNQDVETARNIVQEVRTLLPPEMFDLSKLVCGTYVDSRLLVLRGVNGSALLFTRSCVDESSR; encoded by the exons ATGGCACTATGTGGAATTGGTTGGGTTCCAAGGGTGGAAAGTGTTGAAATAGTGTATTTTAGTGGGAATTTGTCAAAAGGACTGATCAGATCTAGTCCCATACGTTTGATTGGGAAGTCCTCTAGCTCGAATCAGAGACACTTTTTGGGTGTACGGTGTTCACCAGCAAGAAAATCTGTATCATCGATGGAATCCGAAGAAAATGCTCCGAGTGCTCAATTGGATTCTGCGGAGGAAGAATTGGAGCATGTTACGAGGTTCAAGATATCCGATTTTAAGATTATTGATCGTGTTAGCATTGGCCTTGGTGGACGG GCcgatgagataatttttgaagCCTCAGTGAAGAATGCTAAAAG CCCTCTGTATGATTCAAGAGTTGTTCTTCGACGGCTTACTACCGCTCAAGCCCAGCGCAGAGGAAAAAGAGCAATACAG GTGTTGAAGAAGCTAGTTCGTCGGAGACTTATGTACCATTCTTACTCAGTACAAGTTCATGGTTACATTTCTTCACCTACAAGTAGTGGTCGAGGTTCGTTTACCCTGGTCCATGGG TATCATGGCAGTTTCTCCTTAAGACATTGGCTTCAACAGTCAGATTGGCTTCCGACCCTTGAAGCTACTCTTGTATTGGACGAAGAGTCTGTTAGGAGGGTGGGGGATGACACAGTAGGAGGGCCTGCAGTTAGTCGGCAATTGCGCCTTATTCGAATATTGATGAGGGATCTTTTGATTGGa GTGAATTACTTGCACAGCCATGGACTTGCCCATACAGAGTTgaggctggagaatgtgcacaTAAGCCCAGTGGATAGGCATATTAAA GTAGGAATATTGGGAAATGCTGCTGACTTTTATGAGAATAGTTCAAATTCTAGTGCTCTGGACAACAACTTGGATAGGCGACAAATGATGATTGCATTTGACATGAG ATGTGTTGGATTTATGATGGCAAAAATGGTGTTGCGGGAACTCATGGATCCCTTAATCTTTATGAAGTTCAAATCATTTCTCATGAAG ATACTGGATAGGAATTGGGGTGCAGGTTGGAACCTCTTGTCCTCATTGCTCGCAACCAAACCTTCCAAAAGAATAAG TTGTTTAGATGCTCTTAGACACCCTTTTCTTTGTGGTCCAAGATGGCGGGTAGTCCCATCCATGGATATAATCAGATGGGGTCTTGGTTCTACTGCTGTAAGGATTACCGAGGAATACATTTATGGCCAACATCAG CGTAGTAGGCTTTCCTACTTCATCGAGTTGATGGAAATGCTGAATCCTAACTCAAAGCCAAAG AACTGGCTGGACTTGCTCCCTGGAAAATGGCGGTTAGTGTACTGTACTGGGAGGCACATAGGCTTGACGCTCCGCCAGCCACCTGCCCGAGTCCTCATTGGTGACGTGCACCTGAGTGTGTCAAGAGCATCAAAGTTGAACACCGATCTGTCATTCACCTCAGACATTGGATTCACAGTCATGATTGGTCGGGATTGGCCCCATGACAAGACTGGCATAATTGGAAAATTGCAAGTAGACTCGTTATTCAGATTAACTGCTGGAAGACGGCTGTATCTTAAGGAAGAAAAAACCAAAGGAAACTTCACCATGGATCCATCAAATGTTCAAGATTCTCTGGCTAAGAAATTATCAGGTAAAAAATGGAGGAAGGCAATCCCTTTTAAGGAGTTTCCATCAAGCCTTCCAGTGGCCAAACTTGCTTCAGGAGACATCGAGGTGATAATGAATCTTGTTGATGCATTGAATCAAGATGTCGAGACTGCAAGAAACATAGTGCAGGAAGTTCGGACACTACTA
- the LOC122309578 gene encoding probable plastid-lipid-associated protein 14, chloroplastic isoform X1: MALCGIGWVPRVESVEIVYFSGNLSKGLIRSSPIRLIGKSSSSNQRHFLGVRCSPARKSVSSMESEENAPSAQLDSAEEELEHVTRFKISDFKIIDRVSIGLGGRADEIIFEASVKNAKSPLYDSRVVLRRLTTAQAQRRGKRAIQVLKKLVRRRLMYHSYSVQVHGYISSPTSSGRGSFTLVHGYHGSFSLRHWLQQSDWLPTLEATLVLDEESVRRVGDDTVGGPAVSRQLRLIRILMRDLLIGVNYLHSHGLAHTELRLENVHISPVDRHIKVGILGNAADFYENSSNSSALDNNLDRRQMMIAFDMRCVGFMMAKMVLRELMDPLIFMKFKSFLMKGKDPSCLREFLLKILSRNSPLGNTGLQILDRNWGAGWNLLSSLLATKPSKRISCLDALRHPFLCGPRWRVVPSMDIIRWGLGSTAVRITEEYIYGQHQRSRLSYFIELMEMLNPNSKPKNWLDLLPGKWRLVYCTGRHIGLTLRQPPARVLIGDVHLSVSRASKLNTDLSFTSDIGFTVMIGRDWPHDKTGIIGKLQVDSLFRLTAGRRLYLKEEKTKGNFTMDPSNVQDSLAKKLSGKKWRKAIPFKEFPSSLPVAKLASGDIEVIMNLVDALNQDVETARNIVQEVRTLLPPEMFDLSKLVCGTYVDSRLLVLRGVNGSALLFTRSCVDESSR; the protein is encoded by the exons ATGGCACTATGTGGAATTGGTTGGGTTCCAAGGGTGGAAAGTGTTGAAATAGTGTATTTTAGTGGGAATTTGTCAAAAGGACTGATCAGATCTAGTCCCATACGTTTGATTGGGAAGTCCTCTAGCTCGAATCAGAGACACTTTTTGGGTGTACGGTGTTCACCAGCAAGAAAATCTGTATCATCGATGGAATCCGAAGAAAATGCTCCGAGTGCTCAATTGGATTCTGCGGAGGAAGAATTGGAGCATGTTACGAGGTTCAAGATATCCGATTTTAAGATTATTGATCGTGTTAGCATTGGCCTTGGTGGACGG GCcgatgagataatttttgaagCCTCAGTGAAGAATGCTAAAAG CCCTCTGTATGATTCAAGAGTTGTTCTTCGACGGCTTACTACCGCTCAAGCCCAGCGCAGAGGAAAAAGAGCAATACAG GTGTTGAAGAAGCTAGTTCGTCGGAGACTTATGTACCATTCTTACTCAGTACAAGTTCATGGTTACATTTCTTCACCTACAAGTAGTGGTCGAGGTTCGTTTACCCTGGTCCATGGG TATCATGGCAGTTTCTCCTTAAGACATTGGCTTCAACAGTCAGATTGGCTTCCGACCCTTGAAGCTACTCTTGTATTGGACGAAGAGTCTGTTAGGAGGGTGGGGGATGACACAGTAGGAGGGCCTGCAGTTAGTCGGCAATTGCGCCTTATTCGAATATTGATGAGGGATCTTTTGATTGGa GTGAATTACTTGCACAGCCATGGACTTGCCCATACAGAGTTgaggctggagaatgtgcacaTAAGCCCAGTGGATAGGCATATTAAA GTAGGAATATTGGGAAATGCTGCTGACTTTTATGAGAATAGTTCAAATTCTAGTGCTCTGGACAACAACTTGGATAGGCGACAAATGATGATTGCATTTGACATGAG ATGTGTTGGATTTATGATGGCAAAAATGGTGTTGCGGGAACTCATGGATCCCTTAATCTTTATGAAGTTCAAATCATTTCTCATGAAG GGAAAGGATCCTTCATGCTTGCGGGAATTTCTTCTAAAAATCCTTAGTAGGAATTCCCCATTGGGAAATACTGGACTCCAA ATACTGGATAGGAATTGGGGTGCAGGTTGGAACCTCTTGTCCTCATTGCTCGCAACCAAACCTTCCAAAAGAATAAG TTGTTTAGATGCTCTTAGACACCCTTTTCTTTGTGGTCCAAGATGGCGGGTAGTCCCATCCATGGATATAATCAGATGGGGTCTTGGTTCTACTGCTGTAAGGATTACCGAGGAATACATTTATGGCCAACATCAG CGTAGTAGGCTTTCCTACTTCATCGAGTTGATGGAAATGCTGAATCCTAACTCAAAGCCAAAG AACTGGCTGGACTTGCTCCCTGGAAAATGGCGGTTAGTGTACTGTACTGGGAGGCACATAGGCTTGACGCTCCGCCAGCCACCTGCCCGAGTCCTCATTGGTGACGTGCACCTGAGTGTGTCAAGAGCATCAAAGTTGAACACCGATCTGTCATTCACCTCAGACATTGGATTCACAGTCATGATTGGTCGGGATTGGCCCCATGACAAGACTGGCATAATTGGAAAATTGCAAGTAGACTCGTTATTCAGATTAACTGCTGGAAGACGGCTGTATCTTAAGGAAGAAAAAACCAAAGGAAACTTCACCATGGATCCATCAAATGTTCAAGATTCTCTGGCTAAGAAATTATCAGGTAAAAAATGGAGGAAGGCAATCCCTTTTAAGGAGTTTCCATCAAGCCTTCCAGTGGCCAAACTTGCTTCAGGAGACATCGAGGTGATAATGAATCTTGTTGATGCATTGAATCAAGATGTCGAGACTGCAAGAAACATAGTGCAGGAAGTTCGGACACTACTA